One window of Azospirillaceae bacterium genomic DNA carries:
- a CDS encoding L-rhamnose mutarotase, translated as MPRHVLMLDLKDDPELIDRYRDWHAPGRVPAPIVQSIRDAGILDLDIHLCGNRLVMIMEVGDDFSPAAKAAADAANPDVQAWEALMWTFQQALPWAKPGQKWVPADQIFTIP; from the coding sequence ATGCCCCGCCATGTGCTCATGCTGGACCTGAAGGACGATCCGGAACTGATTGATCGTTATCGGGATTGGCATGCGCCGGGGCGGGTACCGGCACCCATCGTCCAATCCATCCGGGACGCCGGCATCCTGGATCTCGACATCCATCTCTGCGGCAACCGCCTGGTGATGATCATGGAGGTAGGGGACGATTTCTCGCCCGCGGCCAAAGCGGCGGCCGATGCCGCCAACCCGGACGTCCAGGCGTGGGAAGCGTTGATGTGGACCTTCCAGCAGGCCTTGCCTTGGGCCAAGCCGGGGCAGAAATGGGTGCCGGCGGATCAGATTTTCACGATCCCGTAA
- a CDS encoding VOC family protein gives MAMPVRAVMVLCLGLLVAAVPARADETAGHITGVGGVFFKAKGPKALAAWYRDVLGLPLQPWGGAMLRYDAPGHPPVMTWSAFPAATDYFAPSTGDFMIDYAVDDMDAFVARLNAKGVAILKRTDDSSGRFAWLLDPEGNKIELWQPKPTAP, from the coding sequence ATGGCGATGCCGGTACGGGCGGTGATGGTCTTGTGCCTGGGGCTGCTGGTGGCGGCTGTTCCGGCCAGGGCGGATGAGACGGCGGGGCATATCACCGGCGTCGGCGGGGTGTTTTTCAAGGCGAAGGGTCCGAAGGCGCTGGCGGCGTGGTACCGCGATGTGCTGGGCCTGCCGCTGCAACCCTGGGGCGGCGCGATGCTGCGCTACGATGCGCCGGGGCATCCGCCGGTGATGACGTGGAGCGCCTTTCCGGCCGCGACGGACTACTTCGCGCCCTCGACCGGCGACTTCATGATCGACTACGCGGTCGATGACATGGACGCCTTCGTCGCCCGGCTGAACGCCAAGGGGGTGGCGATCCTGAAGCGAACCGATGATTCCAGCGGCCGTTTCGCCTGGCTGCTGGATCCGGAAGGCAACAAGATCGAACTATGGCAACCCAAGCCCACGGCCCCCTGA
- a CDS encoding LysR family transcriptional regulator, with amino-acid sequence MQRDELVDLNAFLTVAEERSFTRAAAKLGTSQSALSHTVRRLETRLGVRLLTRTTRNVAPTEAGERLLATLRPALDSIGAELASIGELRDKPAGTIRITTSRHAADTILWPALEKLLPQYPDIHVELSLDSGFVDIVADRFDAGVRLGEGVAKDMIATRIGPDQRLVIIGAPGYFKDRPVPRTPQDLADHQCINLRLISSGSLYAWELEKDGQEVRVRVEGQLAFNDADMIIKAAINGFGLGFVMENRVTEHVAAGRLVTVLDDWCPPFSGYHLYYPSRRQPTAAFALLVDALRYRS; translated from the coding sequence ATGCAGCGTGATGAGCTGGTGGACCTCAACGCCTTCCTGACGGTGGCGGAGGAACGAAGCTTCACCCGTGCCGCGGCGAAGCTGGGCACCTCGCAATCAGCGCTCAGCCATACCGTCCGCCGGCTGGAAACACGGCTGGGCGTGCGCCTGCTGACCCGCACCACCCGCAACGTGGCACCGACGGAGGCGGGGGAGCGGCTGCTGGCCACCCTGCGCCCGGCGCTGGACAGTATCGGGGCCGAGTTGGCCTCGATCGGTGAGTTGCGCGACAAGCCGGCGGGCACCATCCGCATCACCACCTCCCGGCACGCAGCGGACACGATCCTGTGGCCAGCCTTGGAAAAGCTGCTGCCCCAATACCCCGATATCCATGTGGAATTGAGCCTTGATTCCGGCTTCGTCGACATCGTCGCCGACCGGTTCGATGCCGGCGTGCGCCTGGGTGAAGGGGTGGCCAAGGACATGATCGCCACCCGCATCGGGCCGGACCAGCGCCTGGTCATCATCGGCGCGCCCGGTTATTTCAAGGATCGGCCCGTTCCCCGCACGCCGCAGGATCTGGCCGATCACCAATGCATCAACCTACGCCTGATCTCATCGGGCAGCCTATACGCCTGGGAGTTGGAGAAGGATGGGCAGGAGGTGCGGGTGCGGGTCGAAGGACAGTTGGCCTTCAACGACGCCGACATGATCATCAAGGCCGCCATCAACGGCTTCGGCCTGGGTTTCGTCATGGAGAACCGGGTGACAGAGCATGTGGCGGCCGGCCGCCTGGTGACGGTACTGGACGACTGGTGCCCGCCCTTCTCCGGCTATCACCTGTATTACCCCAGCCGGCGCCAGCCCACCGCCGCCTTCGCCCTGCTGGTGGACGCGTTGCGCTATCGCAGCTGA
- a CDS encoding cupin domain-containing protein, which yields MDIKRSGSQASNKGPADYFTGTVRVDAPFNGSGNLSAATVTFEPGARTAWHTHPLGQTLLVTAGLGRVQRDGGPIEEIRPGDIVWIPPGEKHWHGAAPHCAMTHVAIAEMKDGKAVDWMEQVSDAQYGA from the coding sequence ATGGACATCAAGCGCAGCGGTTCCCAGGCATCGAACAAGGGGCCTGCGGACTATTTCACCGGCACCGTCCGGGTGGACGCGCCGTTCAACGGCAGCGGCAACCTCAGCGCCGCCACGGTGACGTTCGAGCCGGGCGCCCGCACCGCCTGGCACACCCATCCCCTGGGCCAGACCCTGCTGGTCACCGCCGGCCTGGGCCGGGTGCAGCGCGATGGCGGCCCGATCGAGGAGATACGCCCGGGCGACATCGTCTGGATCCCACCGGGGGAAAAGCACTGGCACGGCGCCGCCCCCCATTGCGCCATGACGCATGTCGCCATCGCGGAGATGAAGGACGGCAAGGCCGTCGATTGGATGGAACAGGTTTCCGACGCGCAGTACGGTGCCTGA
- a CDS encoding aldo/keto reductase yields the protein MKNRLLGKLAVTEIGFGTMSFASTYGQAPDQAESIRVIRGAYDRGVTFFDTAEAYGPWTNEVLVGEALRPVRDQVVIATKFGFNIDPKTGQRGPGLNSRPDHIKGVVDAMLGRLGMDSIDLLYQHRVDPDVPMEEVAGTVKDLIAAGKVKHFGLSEASAASIRRAHAVQPVTAIQSEYSLWTREPEPEVLPLCAELGIGFVPWSPLGAGYLTGKIDAGTVIGSGDFRSMSPRFTPEARVANQGLVDLLTRIAKAKGATPAQIALAWLLARAPFIVPIFGTRRLDRVEENLGAAEVALSPEDLGEIEAVVAGIDIQGARLPAAVLQYSYR from the coding sequence ATGAAAAACCGCCTGCTGGGAAAGCTTGCCGTCACCGAGATCGGTTTCGGCACCATGAGTTTCGCGTCCACCTATGGACAGGCGCCGGACCAGGCGGAATCAATCCGCGTCATCCGCGGCGCCTATGATCGCGGCGTCACCTTCTTCGACACGGCCGAGGCCTATGGTCCGTGGACCAATGAGGTGCTGGTGGGTGAGGCGCTGCGCCCGGTGCGCGATCAGGTCGTGATCGCCACCAAGTTCGGCTTCAACATCGACCCGAAGACCGGCCAGCGCGGGCCCGGCCTGAACAGCCGGCCCGACCATATCAAGGGCGTGGTCGATGCCATGCTGGGCCGGCTGGGCATGGACAGCATCGACCTGCTGTACCAGCACCGCGTCGATCCCGATGTGCCCATGGAAGAGGTCGCCGGGACGGTCAAGGACCTGATCGCGGCGGGCAAGGTCAAGCATTTCGGCCTGTCGGAGGCGAGTGCCGCCTCCATCCGCCGCGCCCACGCGGTGCAGCCGGTGACCGCGATCCAGAGCGAATATTCCCTCTGGACCCGCGAGCCTGAGCCCGAGGTTCTGCCACTGTGTGCGGAACTGGGCATCGGTTTCGTGCCGTGGAGCCCCCTGGGTGCCGGTTACCTCACCGGCAAGATCGACGCGGGCACGGTGATCGGAAGCGGTGATTTCCGGTCGATGTCGCCCCGCTTCACGCCGGAGGCGCGGGTGGCCAACCAGGGGCTGGTCGATCTGCTCACGCGGATCGCCAAGGCCAAGGGGGCGACGCCGGCGCAGATCGCCCTGGCCTGGCTGCTGGCGCGGGCCCCGTTCATCGTGCCCATCTTCGGCACCCGGCGGCTGGACCGGGTTGAGGAGAACCTGGGTGCCGCCGAGGTGGCCCTGTCGCCCGAGGACCTGGGTGAGATCGAGGCCGTGGTCGCCGGCATCGATATCCAGGGCGCCCGTCTGCCCGCCGCCGTCCTGCAATATTCCTACCGCTGA
- a CDS encoding MFS transporter — MPDSITGATTAPPAAAEEAARHGWRVLAILSALMGFASISTDLYLPAMPAMGRALNTDTGTVELTVSGYLIGFSLGQLVWGPIGDRYGRRLPVAIGLVLFIIGSAGCALAPTAGAMIGWRVVQAVGACAGVVLARAMVRDLYAGHRAAQMMSTLMTVMASPHCWAPSWAAKSWRWPVGAPSSGRWWAWVSPPWRPWPPCPRRCQPPGAVWNR, encoded by the coding sequence ATGCCCGACAGCATCACGGGCGCCACGACCGCCCCGCCCGCCGCGGCGGAGGAGGCCGCGCGCCACGGCTGGCGCGTCCTGGCCATCCTCAGCGCCCTGATGGGGTTCGCCTCCATCTCCACCGACCTGTACCTGCCGGCCATGCCCGCCATGGGCCGGGCCCTGAACACCGATACCGGCACCGTGGAACTGACGGTCTCCGGTTATCTGATCGGTTTCAGTCTGGGGCAACTGGTCTGGGGACCGATCGGCGACCGGTACGGCCGGCGCCTGCCGGTCGCCATCGGCCTGGTGCTGTTCATCATCGGGTCCGCCGGTTGCGCCCTGGCCCCGACCGCCGGGGCCATGATCGGCTGGCGTGTCGTCCAGGCGGTGGGCGCCTGTGCCGGCGTGGTGCTGGCCCGCGCCATGGTGCGTGACCTGTACGCGGGCCATCGCGCCGCACAGATGATGTCCACCCTGATGACGGTGATGGCATCGCCCCATTGCTGGGCCCCATCGTGGGCGGCCAAATCCTGGAGGTGGCCAGTTGGCGCGCCATCTTCTGGACGCTGGTGGGCGTGGGTTTCGCCACCCTGGCGGCCCTGGCCACCCTGCCCGAGACGCTGCCAGCCTCCCGGCGCAGTGTGGAACCGCTGA
- a CDS encoding aldo/keto reductase translates to MEKRLLGKSGLEVSALGFGCMGLNFSYGHALSNDESIALIRAAVDRGVTFFDTAEVYGPFTNEEIVGTALRPVRDRVVIATKFGFDIDRTTGKMLGMNSRPDNIRAAAEASLKRLGVEVIDLLYQHRVDPNVPIEDVAGTVKDLITEGKVLHFGLSEPGAQTVRRAHAVQPVTALQNEYSLWTRGPETNGILEACEELGIGLVAYSPLGKGFLTGAMSKDTALGEGDFRKILPRFTPEAMEKNQALVDLLKRIATDKGATPAQVALAWLLAQKPWIVPIPGTTKLHRLEENLGAADLVLSATDLADIQKAAAEIEVEGARYPEHLMATTGR, encoded by the coding sequence ATGGAAAAGCGTCTGCTTGGTAAAAGTGGCCTGGAGGTCTCGGCCCTGGGCTTCGGCTGCATGGGCCTGAACTTCAGCTACGGCCATGCCCTGTCGAACGATGAATCCATCGCGCTGATCCGGGCGGCGGTGGACCGGGGCGTCACCTTCTTCGACACGGCCGAGGTCTACGGCCCCTTCACCAATGAAGAGATCGTGGGTACCGCCCTGCGGCCGGTGCGCGACCGGGTGGTGATCGCCACCAAGTTCGGTTTCGACATCGACCGCACCACCGGCAAGATGCTGGGCATGAACAGCCGCCCCGACAACATCCGCGCGGCGGCCGAGGCCTCGCTGAAGCGGTTGGGCGTGGAGGTCATCGACCTGCTGTACCAGCACCGCGTTGACCCCAACGTGCCGATCGAGGATGTGGCCGGCACCGTCAAGGACCTGATCACCGAGGGCAAGGTCCTGCACTTCGGCCTGTCGGAACCGGGCGCCCAGACGGTGCGCCGGGCGCACGCGGTGCAGCCGGTGACGGCCCTGCAGAACGAATACTCGCTGTGGACCCGGGGACCGGAGACCAACGGCATCCTGGAGGCGTGCGAGGAACTGGGCATCGGCCTGGTGGCCTACAGCCCCCTGGGCAAGGGTTTCCTGACCGGCGCCATGTCCAAGGACACCGCCCTGGGCGAAGGCGACTTCCGCAAGATCCTGCCGCGCTTCACGCCGGAAGCGATGGAGAAGAACCAGGCGCTGGTCGACCTGCTGAAGCGCATCGCCACCGACAAGGGCGCCACCCCGGCCCAGGTCGCCCTGGCCTGGCTGCTGGCGCAGAAGCCCTGGATCGTGCCCATTCCCGGCACCACCAAGCTGCATCGGCTGGAGGAGAATTTGGGCGCCGCCGACCTGGTGCTGAGCGCCACGGACCTGGCGGACATCCAGAAGGCCGCCGCCGAGATCGAGGTGGAAGGCGCCCGTTACCCCGAACACCTGATGGCGACCACCGGCCGCTGA